The Arachis hypogaea cultivar Tifrunner chromosome 19, arahy.Tifrunner.gnm2.J5K5, whole genome shotgun sequence genome has a window encoding:
- the LOC112776219 gene encoding phospholipase D alpha 1, which translates to MAMIMLHGTLHATIYEVDTISGASGGNLFTMIRQNIEETVGIGKGAPKIYATVDLEKARVGRTRKILNDHNPKWNESFHIYCAHTASNIIFTVKDDNPIGATLIGRAYVPVEEVLQGEEIDKWVEILDVNKKPVQGDSKIHVRLQYFDIRKDRCWGRGIRSPKFPGVPYTFFAQRQGCRVSLYQDAHVPENFIPKIPLAGGKTYEPHRCWEDIFDAITNAKHLIYITGWSVYTEISLVRDSRRPKAGGDSTLGELLKKKASEGVKVLMLVWDDRTSVGLLKKDGLMATHDEETAQFFSNTQVNCCLCPRNPDDGGSIVQSFQISTMFTHHQKIVVVDSEMPGKGSHMRRLVSFVGGIDLCDGRYDTAFHSLFRTLDTAHHDDFHQPNFPGADISKGGPREPWHDIHCRLEGPVAWDVLFNFEQRWRRQGGKDVLLHMRELENSIVPPSPVMFPEDHETWNVQLFRSIDGGAAFGFPDSPEEAAKVGLVSGKDNIIDRSIQDAYIHAIRRAKNFIYIENQYFLGSSYNWKPEDIKPEDIGALHLIPRELSLKIVSKIEAGERFAVYVVVPMWPEGVPESSSVQAILDWQRRTMEMMYKDITEALQAKGIEDDPRNYLTFFCLGNREVKKDGEYQPSQKPEPGSDYENAQKARRFMIYVHTKMMIVDDEYIIIGSANINQRSMDGARDSEIAMGGYQPYHLATRQPARGQIHGFRMALWYEHLGMLHDSFLRPESKECISRVNKVADQYWDLFSKESLEHDLPGHLLRYPISVASEGHITTLPGFECFPDTKARILGAKADYLPPILTT; encoded by the exons ATGGCAATGATTATGCTTCATGGGACTCTCCATGCTACAATTTACGAAGTCGATACGATCAGTGGTGCCTCGGGTGGAAATCTTTTTACCatg ATCAGGCAAAATATTGAGGAGACTGTTGGTATTGGAAAGGGAGCTCCAAAAATCTATGCAACTGTTGATTTAGAGAAAGCAAGAGTGGGAAGGACTAGGAAAATACTGAATGATCATAATCCAAAATGGAATGAGTCTTTTCACATTTACTGTGCCCATACAGCTTCAAATATCATATTCACTGTGAAAGATGATAATCCTATTGGGGCGACATTGATTGGAAGAGCATATGTGCCTGTGGAGGAGGTCTTGCAGGGTGAGGAGATTGATAAATGGGTTGAAATCTTGGATGTGAACAAAAAACCAGTACAAGGTGATTCAAAGATCCATGTGAGGCTGCAATATTTTGATATCAGGAAAGATCGATGCTGGGGTCGAGGCATTAGGAGTCCTAAGTTTCCTGGAGTTCCCTATACCTTCTTTGCACAAAGACAAGGATGCAGGGTATCTCTGTATCAAGATGCTCATGTGCCTGAAAACTTTATCCCTAAGATTCCACTTGCTGGAGGGAAGACTTATGAGCCTCACAGGTGCTGGGAGGATATTTTTGATGCAATCACAAATGCAAAACACTTGATATACATTACTGGTTGGTCTGTTTATACCGAGATTTCCTTGGTAAGGGATTCTAGGAGGCCAAAGGCCGGTGGAGATTCAACACTCGGCGAGCTTCTTAAGAAGAAGGCAAGTGAAGGTGTTAAGGTGTTGATGCTTGTTTGGGACGATAGAACATCGGTTGGTTTGTTGAAAAAAGATGGATTGATGGCTACTCATGATGAAGAAACAGCACAGTTCTTCTCTAACACTCAAGTAAACTGTTGTTTATGCCCCCGAAATCCTGATGATGGAGGTAGCATTGTTCAGAGTTTCCAAATTTCTACCATGTTTACTCATCACCAGAAGATTGTTGTTGTGGACAGTGAGATGCCGGGTAAAGGATCACATATGCGAAGGCTTGTGAGTTTTGTTGGGGGTATTGATCTTTGTGATGGAAGATATGATACAGCATTCCACTCACTCTTCAGAACCTTAGACACAGCACACCATGATGATTTTCATCAACCTAACTTTCCTGGTGCTGATATCTCAAAAGGCGGTCCTAGGGAGCCTTGGCATGATATCCACTGCCGGCTCGAAGGGCCGGTAGCTTGGGATGTTCTGTTTAACTTTGAGCAGAGATGGAGGAGGCAAGGTGGAAAGGATGTACTTCTCCATATGAGAGAGCTCGAAAATTCCATTGTTCCCCCTTCCCCTGTGATGTTTCCTGAAGATCATGAGACATGGAATGTTCAGTTATTCAGATCAATTGATGGTGGTGCTGCTTTCGGTTTCCCTGATAGTCCTGAAGAGGCTGCCAAAGTAGGCCTTGTTAGTGGCAAGGATAACATCATAGACCGTAGTATTCAAGATGCTTATATCCATGCCATTCGCCGTGCCAAGAACTTCATCTATATCGAAAATCAGTACTTCCTTGGAAGCTCTTATAACTGGAAGCCTGAGGATATTAAGCCTGAAGATATTGGTGCTTTGCATCTAATTCCAAGGGAGCTTTCCCTTAAGATTGTTAGTAAGATTGAAGCCGGGGAACGATTTGCTGTGTATGTTGTGGTCCCAATGTGGCCGGAAGGTGTGCCGGAGAGTTCATCAGTTCAGGCTATATTGGACTGGCAAAGAAGGACAATGGAGATGATGTACAAGGACATTACTGAGGCTCTCCAAGCCAAGGGTATTGAGGACGATCCTCGGAACTATTTGACATTCTTCTGCCTTGGTAATCGCGAGGTGAAGAAGGATGGAGAGTATCAGCCTTCTCAAAAACCAGAGCCTGGTTCGGATTATGAGAACGCCCAAAAGGCGCGCCGCTTCATGATTTATGTTCATACCAAGATGATGATTG TTGATGATGAATACATCATTATCGGATCAGCCAACATCAACCAAAGATCAATGGACGGCGCGAGGGACTCCGAAATTGCCATGGGAGGTTACCAGCCTTACCACTTGGCAACCAGGCAGCCGGCGCGTGGCCAGATCCATGGTTTCCGAATGGCATTGTGGTATGAACACCTTGGTATGCTTCATGACTCATTCCTGAGGCCAGAAAGCAAAGAATGTATCAGCAGGGTGAACAAAGTTGCTGATCAGTATTGGGATCTCTTCTCTAAGGAGTCACTTGAGCATGACCTTCCTGGCCACCTGCTCCGGTACCCGATCAGCGTTGCCAGTGAGGGACACATCACAACTCTTCCGGGATTCGAATGCTTCCCAGACACGAAAGCGCGAATTCTTGGCGCCAAAGCAGATTACCTTCCCCCTATCCTTACTACTTAG
- the LOC112776220 gene encoding uncharacterized protein — MGWIGETMDSIKSIQIRQLLTQAVSLGMIVTSALIIWKALMCITGSESPVVVVLSGSMEPGFKRGDILFLHMSKDPIRAGEIVVFNVDGREIPIVHRVIKVHERQDGEVDILTKGDNNYGDDRLLYAQGQLWLQRHHIMGRAVGFLPYVGWVTIIMTEKPIIKYILIGALGLLVITSKD, encoded by the exons ATGGGTTGGATCGGTGAGACTATGGATTCCATCAAATCCATTCAGATCCGTCAGCTCCTCACTCAAGCTGTTAGCCTTG GTATGATTGTTACATCTGCACTGATAATATGGAAGGCATTGATGTGCATAACTGGAAGCGAATCtcctgttgttgttgttctttctGGAAGCATGGAACCAGGATTTAAGCGG GGTGACATATTATTTTTGCACATGAGTAAAGATCCAATTCGTGCAGGGGAGATTGTTGTGTTTAATGTGGAT GGCCGTGAGATCCCTATTGTTCACCGTGTAATTAAG GTTCATGAAAGGCAAGATGGCGAGGTTGATATTCTCACAAAAG GTGACAACAATTATGGCGATGACAGGCTACTCTATGCCCAAGGTCAGCTTTGGCTGCAAAGACACCACATTATGGGTAGAGCCGTCGG GTTCTTACCTTATGTCGGTTGGGTAACGATTATTATGACCGAGAAACCTATCATCAAG TATATTCTGATTGGTGCATTGGGTTTGCTGGTGATAACTTCAAAAGATTAA
- the LOC112776708 gene encoding F-box/FBD/LRR-repeat protein At4g26340-like yields the protein MKMKTKNGDDKISALSDELLLHILSFLPITDSVATCFLSRRWRNLWDRLFVSDFDFDDGDRQIDFVEFVNAGVIITRRKEPNNICKFHLLSTSSTVDIQSPLATWISAALGPHLQEISITLSSPCFFPRCIFRCKSLVSLRLECRHMHVEMIANAYQLPSLKKLELKVCSASCLISLLLCCPNLETLKLDFYKGHTPLLHIGMLSSLKSLTLLGLGKEVGSITINTPLLEHLNINLKSTKCGTLSVTSNLHSLVHVHLNIVHPVGDVVKLLNKLYMAQSLSLNVATITNFHEGRGMEFPEFHRLVRLELIVNYLDSSFVMNVLQHCCVLESFQIHCLEHRRKRKRTCWTQPTVAPSCVESHLKTLEFRGYCDFEEERTFLAYFLERGLVLKKMKIFHGFRNLSVDKKHQILKTLCTLPRSSNICQLMFD from the exons ATGAAGATGAAAACGAAAAATGGGGACGACAAGATCAGCGCCTTATCGGATGAGTTGCTCCTCCACATCCTCTCCTTTCTCCCCATCACCGACTCCGTCGCCACCTGCTTTCTCTCTCGCCGCTGGCGAAACCTCTGGGATCGTCTCTTCGTCTCAGACTTTGACTTTGACGACGGCGACCGCCAGATTGATTTCGTGGAATTCGTGAACGCCGGGGTTATTATAACCCGCCGCAAGGAACCCAACAACATCTGCAAGTTTCACCTCTTGTCTACGTCTTCCACTGTTGACATTCAGAGCCCACTTGCCACGTGGATTTCTGCTGCTCTTGGGCCCCACTTGCAAGAAATCTCCATCACTCTCTCATCTCCATGTTTCTTCCCTCGCTGCATTTTCAG ATGTAAGTCGCTGGTGTCACTCCGCTTGGAATGTCGTCATATGCATGTTGAGATGATTGCCAATGCCTACCAGTTGCCATCACtgaagaaattagaattaaaagtcTGCTCAGCAAGCTGCTTAATTTCACTTTTGTTGTGCTGTCCAAATCTTGAAACTCTTAAGCTCGATTTCTATAAAGGTCATACACCTCTACTGCACATTGGTATGCTCTCTTCATTGAAGAGTTTAACCCTTTTAGGTCTTGGCAAAGAAGTTGGTAGCATCACTATAAACACCCCACTTCTTGAGCACCTTAACATCAACCTAAAATCAACCAAGTGCGGCACCTTATCAGTAACAAGCAATTTGCACAGCTTGGTCCATGTGCATCTTAACATTGTTCATCCTGTTGGAGATGTTGTCAAGCTTCTCAACAAACTCTACATGGCACAAAGCCTAAGTTTGAATGTAGCAACAATCAcg AACTTTCACGAGGGTCGGGGCATGGAATTTCCAGAATTTCATCGTTTGGTTCGTCTAGAATTGATCGTAAATTATTTAGATTCGAGCTTCGTAATGAACGTACTTCAACATTGTTGTGTACTAGAATCTTTCCAAATTCATTGTTTGGAACATCGCAGG AAAAGAAAACGTACTTGCTGGACACAGCCAACTGTTGCTCCTTCTTGTGTTGAATCACACTTGAAAACCCTTGAATTTAGAGGATATTGTGATTTTGAGGAAGAACGTACATTTCTGGCTTATTTTCTTGAGAGAGGacttgttttgaagaaaatgaaaatCTTCCATGGCTTCAGAAACTTATCGGTAGATAAAAAACATCAAATTCTCAAGACATTATGTACTTTACCAAGAAGCTCTAACATATGCCAACTTATGTTTGATTGA
- the LOC112779259 gene encoding uncharacterized protein: MGACVGCYRKPVVVTTTDLPSNELQNQGTAESVKRPTSSEDFWTTSTHDIDNSIGQSQRSMSSIGTTNLPVALPSASKTSNPEEFVNHGLILWNQTRQRWVGDKRPENRSQQSREPKLSWNATYESLLGTSKPFRQPVSLAEMVDFLVEVWEQEGLYD; this comes from the exons ATGGg TGCTTGTGTGGGATGCTATAGAAAGCCTGTAGTAGTTACTACAACGGATTTACCATCAAATGAATTGCAAAATCAAGGTACCGCAGAGTCGGTAAAGAGACCTACCTCTTCAGAGGATTTCTGGACCACCAGCACACATGACATAGACAATAGTATTGGTCAGTCGCAACGAAGCATGTCCTCGATTGGTACGACAAACCTACCTGTGGCTCTGCCTAGTGCTTCCAAGACCAGTAACCCCGAAGAATTTGTAAATCATG GTCTTATTCTCTGGAATCAGACTCGGCAACGTTGGGTAGGAGATAAAAGACCTGAGAACCGATCACAACAATCGCGCGAACCTAAATTGAG TTGGAATGCCACATATGAGAGTTTATTAGGAACCAGCAAGCCGTTCCGGCAGCCCGTCTCTCTTGCG GAAATGGTAGATTTTCTTGTGGAGGTCTGGGAACAGGAAGGCCTATACGACTGA